Proteins encoded in a region of the Paenibacillus sp. W2I17 genome:
- a CDS encoding transporter substrate-binding domain-containing protein, producing the protein MQKFRTALLFITMLAVLAGCSTGTASNDSESASAAGDTKVKKIIVGTGTQFPNVCFIDENGKLTGYDVELIREIDKRLPEYEFEFSTMDFKNLLLSLETKKIDLIAHQMEVNDERQAKFLFNDEAYNIFPNKIVVSQKNEEVKSIEDLKGKKLIVGATSNAAVLAEKWNAANGNGIDIVYSGAGEDTITQIKTGRVDATISTQFAIDYQNKAVDAQLKTVGDALSNSKVYFILNKDEQELKTKVDEALKAIKEDGTLGKLSTEWLGADYTVEE; encoded by the coding sequence ATTCAAAAATTCCGGACAGCACTGCTGTTCATTACAATGCTGGCGGTACTGGCTGGATGCAGCACAGGAACTGCAAGCAATGATTCAGAATCTGCTTCGGCAGCAGGCGACACCAAAGTGAAAAAGATCATTGTAGGAACAGGTACACAGTTCCCAAATGTCTGCTTCATTGATGAGAATGGCAAGTTAACAGGTTATGATGTGGAACTGATCCGGGAGATCGACAAACGTTTACCTGAGTATGAATTCGAATTCAGCACCATGGATTTCAAAAACCTGCTGCTGAGTCTGGAAACGAAAAAAATTGACCTGATCGCTCACCAGATGGAAGTGAATGATGAGAGACAGGCCAAGTTCCTGTTTAATGATGAAGCCTATAATATTTTTCCAAATAAAATTGTCGTAAGTCAGAAAAATGAGGAAGTAAAATCGATTGAGGATCTAAAAGGGAAAAAACTGATTGTTGGTGCTACAAGTAATGCGGCTGTACTTGCTGAGAAATGGAATGCAGCGAACGGCAACGGGATTGATATCGTTTATTCCGGAGCGGGTGAGGATACCATTACTCAGATCAAAACAGGCCGGGTGGATGCCACCATCAGCACTCAGTTTGCCATTGATTATCAGAATAAGGCGGTTGATGCTCAGTTGAAAACGGTAGGAGATGCCCTCTCCAACTCCAAAGTGTACTTCATTCTGAACAAAGATGAGCAGGAGCTCAAAACCAAAGTGGACGAAGCGCTCAAAGCGATCAAAGAAGATGGAACATTAGGCAAACTGAGCACTGAGTGGCTTGGAGCTGACTATACGGTTGAAGAGTAG
- a CDS encoding amino acid ABC transporter ATP-binding protein: MITLTNIHKTFGKQEVLKGIDLTVEQGDVVAILGPSGSGKTTLLRCVNFLERADEGEVQISGLTVDCKHARKHDIVQLRRKTAMVFQHYNLFKHKTVLDNVTEGLIIAQKMSKADARTRALRVLEQVGLSAKINEYPSMLSGGQQQRVGIARALALNPEVILFDEPTSALDPELVGEVLSVIRSIAQEGITMIVVTHEMGFAREVANRVVFMDGGSVVEEGTPEEVFVRPKQERTRQFLSRYSSDWSYVI, from the coding sequence ATGATTACACTAACGAACATACACAAAACTTTTGGCAAGCAGGAAGTATTGAAGGGAATTGATCTGACCGTGGAACAGGGCGATGTCGTAGCGATCCTTGGACCGAGCGGATCAGGTAAAACAACACTGCTACGCTGCGTCAATTTTCTGGAACGTGCCGATGAGGGCGAGGTTCAGATCAGTGGATTAACCGTCGATTGCAAGCATGCACGCAAACATGACATTGTGCAGTTGAGACGAAAAACGGCGATGGTGTTCCAGCATTATAATCTGTTCAAACACAAGACAGTGCTGGATAACGTCACGGAGGGATTAATTATTGCCCAGAAAATGTCCAAAGCCGACGCCCGCACGCGTGCCTTGCGAGTGCTTGAACAAGTCGGACTGTCTGCCAAAATCAATGAGTATCCAAGTATGTTGTCAGGTGGACAACAGCAACGGGTGGGCATCGCCAGAGCACTGGCACTGAATCCCGAAGTGATTTTGTTTGATGAACCGACCTCGGCGCTGGACCCCGAGCTTGTGGGTGAAGTGTTGTCTGTTATCCGCTCCATTGCTCAAGAAGGGATTACCATGATTGTAGTCACCCATGAAATGGGGTTTGCCCGTGAGGTGGCAAATCGGGTTGTTTTCATGGATGGAGGTTCCGTTGTGGAGGAAGGAACCCCAGAGGAGGTTTTTGTACGTCCCAAGCAGGAACGTACTCGCCAATTCCTCAGTCGATATTCTTCCGACTGGAGTTATGTCATCTGA
- a CDS encoding glycosyltransferase: MKNVAKRKHRPLTEAETAYRGGYAEGRRFGGCQAMMERVQMFEPTLRDMKVLYIPQGFDAIDEGVTLALQQSVRECVVGSPAAMLQEASQHRPDVVLVMNGLHVFPADHVEQVNGIRALGIRTAVWFVDDPYFTEDTTSLCQHYDVVFTHEEAAVPFYLGHGANQVIYMPLAVNPGMFQPRRAAPQHQHDICFIGTGFWNRIALFDELAPFLADKKVFIAGSQWNRLARFDVLGRFIHEGWIAPGETVDYYNGAKIVINIHRTCENGEDNRNTHHLEGHSINPRTYEISACGTMQITDARADLPRYYKPGYDIETFTNAAELQRKIHYYLKHEEERQAMAWRGLLTTMNQHTFTRRIGQLLEHL; encoded by the coding sequence GTGAAGAATGTGGCAAAACGAAAGCACCGTCCGCTGACCGAAGCGGAAACGGCTTACCGCGGCGGATATGCAGAAGGCCGCAGATTCGGCGGCTGTCAAGCCATGATGGAGCGGGTGCAGATGTTTGAACCGACCTTGCGGGACATGAAGGTGTTATATATCCCGCAAGGATTCGATGCCATCGATGAAGGTGTCACCTTGGCTCTGCAGCAATCTGTACGTGAATGCGTTGTTGGATCGCCAGCAGCGATGTTGCAGGAAGCCAGTCAGCATCGGCCCGATGTGGTGCTCGTCATGAATGGTCTGCATGTATTTCCCGCAGATCATGTGGAGCAGGTGAATGGCATACGTGCACTCGGTATCCGAACTGCCGTGTGGTTTGTGGATGATCCGTATTTCACCGAAGATACAACGTCCCTTTGCCAGCACTATGATGTCGTGTTCACACATGAAGAGGCCGCGGTGCCCTTTTATCTGGGACATGGAGCGAACCAGGTTATCTATATGCCACTCGCGGTGAATCCAGGCATGTTTCAACCGCGGCGCGCGGCACCGCAGCATCAGCACGACATTTGTTTTATCGGTACCGGATTCTGGAACCGGATTGCCTTGTTTGATGAGCTGGCCCCTTTTCTTGCGGACAAAAAGGTATTCATCGCGGGTAGCCAGTGGAATCGGTTGGCACGCTTTGATGTACTAGGCCGTTTCATCCACGAAGGATGGATTGCTCCTGGAGAGACAGTGGATTATTACAATGGCGCCAAGATTGTCATTAACATTCACCGGACTTGCGAGAATGGGGAAGACAATCGCAACACACATCATCTTGAAGGTCACTCGATTAATCCACGCACGTATGAGATCAGCGCCTGCGGCACAATGCAGATTACGGATGCACGTGCAGATTTACCCCGTTATTATAAGCCGGGATATGACATCGAGACGTTCACCAACGCAGCAGAACTTCAGCGCAAGATCCACTATTATCTGAAGCATGAAGAAGAACGACAGGCGATGGCGTGGCGGGGACTTCTCACCACGATGAACCAGCACACATTCACTCGCCGCATCGGTCAGTTGCTGGAACATTTGTAA
- a CDS encoding amino acid ABC transporter permease produces the protein MSIDLQFIYTSFFQILKALPLTLVITIVPLIAGFGIGLATALIRIYRVRWIHRIAEFYVSFLRGTPMLMHLFLIYYGIPMIIDKLAERYGWAFQSSSIPILVFVLIAFSLTAGAYMSEIIRSGILAVDIGQMEAAHAVGMSTFQALRRIIIPQAIGAVLPNLCSMFVGFLHGSTLAFTVSQMDILGKADVVASVSLKFLEAFIAAAFIYWGLTIIAERITALLERRVAVYSKGGVS, from the coding sequence ATGTCGATTGATCTCCAGTTTATCTATACATCTTTTTTTCAAATCCTGAAGGCATTGCCACTGACACTCGTCATTACGATTGTTCCGTTGATTGCAGGCTTCGGAATCGGTCTCGCTACGGCTCTGATCCGTATCTATCGTGTGCGGTGGATTCACCGCATTGCTGAGTTCTACGTTTCTTTCCTGCGTGGAACACCGATGCTGATGCATCTATTCCTCATCTATTACGGTATTCCGATGATTATCGATAAGCTGGCGGAACGTTACGGTTGGGCTTTCCAATCCTCGTCGATTCCAATTCTCGTATTTGTACTAATTGCTTTCTCGCTCACTGCGGGCGCCTATATGTCCGAGATTATCCGTTCAGGCATTCTTGCTGTGGATATCGGCCAGATGGAGGCGGCTCACGCTGTAGGCATGAGCACATTCCAGGCTTTAAGGCGTATCATTATCCCTCAAGCGATCGGGGCGGTATTGCCTAACTTGTGCAGTATGTTTGTTGGGTTCCTGCATGGATCAACACTCGCTTTTACCGTATCTCAGATGGACATCCTCGGTAAAGCGGATGTGGTGGCATCCGTCAGTCTGAAGTTTCTGGAGGCCTTTATCGCCGCAGCGTTTATCTATTGGGGGCTGACCATCATTGCCGAGCGGATCACTGCTCTGCTTGAGCGTCGGGTTGCCGTGTACAGCAAAGGAGGCGTGTCATGA
- a CDS encoding amino acid ABC transporter permease — MGKSFDLSLVLDFIPELLRYLHITLIVLGGSIVLGLVGGVLLAVPRLYRIPVLSQLATLYVSFMRGTPILIKLFLVYYGLPELLKPIGIDLSRTDPLLFVIVTYALSDAASFAEIFRGAVRSVDKGQTEAAYAAGMTTFQSFRRIVVPQALIVAFPNMANTLIGSLKDTSLAFSIGVMDMVGRGQTLISATSHALEVYISLSVVYYVIVIVLEKGFSFAERRLQRHERKRVVHKPAIRAKRLKEVVQKVRF, encoded by the coding sequence ATGGGAAAATCATTTGATCTGTCATTGGTTCTGGATTTCATCCCGGAACTGCTACGATATTTGCATATAACACTGATTGTACTGGGTGGTTCCATCGTGCTCGGACTGGTGGGCGGCGTGCTTCTGGCCGTTCCCCGGCTGTATCGAATCCCGGTACTAAGCCAGTTGGCTACCCTGTACGTTTCATTCATGCGGGGCACACCGATCCTGATCAAATTGTTCCTGGTGTATTACGGACTTCCCGAGTTGCTCAAACCCATTGGCATCGACCTATCGAGAACCGACCCGTTGTTATTTGTCATTGTGACCTATGCGCTTAGTGATGCGGCATCCTTTGCCGAGATCTTTCGCGGAGCGGTGCGCAGTGTGGATAAAGGTCAGACGGAAGCAGCCTATGCTGCGGGTATGACCACATTCCAGTCTTTTCGGCGGATTGTTGTTCCGCAGGCACTGATTGTTGCTTTTCCGAACATGGCTAACACGTTAATCGGTTCATTAAAGGATACGTCTTTGGCCTTCTCCATTGGTGTCATGGATATGGTGGGCAGAGGGCAGACGTTAATTTCGGCTACATCGCATGCACTTGAAGTGTATATCAGTCTGTCTGTGGTCTATTATGTCATTGTTATTGTGCTTGAAAAAGGATTTTCCTTTGCAGAACGCAGACTCCAGCGTCATGAACGCAAGAGAGTTGTACACAAACCGGCAATTCGAGCCAAACGCCTGAAAGAGGTTGTTCAAAAAGTCCGCTTTTGA
- the modB gene encoding molybdate ABC transporter permease subunit, translated as MNVNAIDWSVFWSPVRLSLQVALLSSIVATVLGIAIAWKMSRSSFRGKILLETAFMLPLVLPPTVVGFLLLVILGRKSLFGQWIEAIFSTPVIFTWWAAVIASVVVAFPLVYQTMKSGFSGVDRDLEDAGRSIGANEWQVFRYISLPLAGRALMTAFILGFARALGEFGATLMIAGNIPGKTQTVPTAIYVAVDSGNQTMAWAWTVSIIIISFLMLLMTRQQRDGKND; from the coding sequence ATGAATGTGAACGCCATAGACTGGTCCGTATTCTGGTCACCGGTGCGCCTATCGCTTCAGGTTGCGTTATTATCCAGCATAGTGGCCACGGTGCTCGGAATTGCGATAGCCTGGAAGATGTCACGTTCTTCATTTCGGGGAAAGATTCTGCTGGAAACGGCATTTATGCTGCCGCTAGTCCTTCCTCCGACGGTGGTTGGATTTCTGTTACTTGTCATACTGGGACGTAAAAGTCTGTTTGGACAATGGATTGAAGCCATATTCTCCACACCGGTTATTTTCACCTGGTGGGCTGCGGTGATTGCTTCGGTGGTGGTTGCTTTTCCACTCGTGTATCAGACGATGAAATCGGGATTCAGTGGTGTGGATCGGGATCTGGAAGATGCGGGTCGTTCGATTGGGGCAAATGAGTGGCAGGTCTTTCGTTACATCTCCCTGCCGCTCGCAGGCAGAGCATTGATGACCGCTTTCATCCTGGGCTTTGCCCGTGCACTCGGGGAATTTGGTGCGACACTAATGATCGCAGGCAATATTCCGGGCAAAACACAAACGGTACCTACGGCAATCTATGTCGCTGTGGATTCGGGCAATCAGACCATGGCTTGGGCATGGACTGTTTCCATTATTATCATCTCATTTCTCATGTTACTGATGACCAGACAGCAACGAGATGGAAAAAACGACTGA
- a CDS encoding glycosyltransferase family 4 protein — MATKPKLMLFSHVCNTRSITGAEKLLLHFMREIGAIFECVLVAPQEGKLAGLARRFGIQVKICTLPMLHGVYTPYLGIADDAEHLRHTPAYQEAVSLIRETAPDMVLTNTCVNVMPAVAAKSLQIPVIWKITEIIHTNEHTTEAIQMIGRYADWIIGISETAVAPFQEAGMGDKVTIISPTWEPALPAPDRWVHLRERKRMELGFKSSQTCIGYISSFIYDAKGLKPFVDMALRICETHSRCRFWIIGAPSDKKYYDECVSRVRKSGYSRRFTFTTFEENVSLAYTAMDILVIPSMVKEGFGMTALEGLYFAKPVIAFAQGGLKELMESVGSDAFLAPPGDTEALVTLATTLLNDAELASNTGWRNRTEAERLYGVETYRTKLHTMVTQWLLRFPGWFAYIQPPNGPVYAHGEGGLRTVLVLEPATVRALLFPLTVIQALPHSSLPPIAVGHDVPGASGTVPAAKLIQQRGKTRKRRRKPLAPHSRRDREGLKRTSGTGRRKGRTRTTKGPRPHVGKSASRRRKSAKAGRSRAGRKGSNTR, encoded by the coding sequence ATGGCAACGAAACCAAAGCTGATGTTATTTTCACATGTGTGTAATACTCGCAGCATTACAGGCGCCGAGAAGTTGCTGCTTCATTTTATGAGAGAGATCGGTGCGATCTTTGAATGTGTGCTCGTAGCCCCTCAGGAGGGGAAGCTTGCGGGGCTTGCGCGAAGATTCGGCATTCAGGTCAAAATATGCACTCTGCCGATGCTTCACGGTGTGTACACACCTTACTTGGGCATTGCAGATGATGCGGAGCATCTTCGTCATACACCAGCGTATCAGGAAGCGGTCTCCCTCATACGGGAGACTGCTCCCGATATGGTGTTAACGAACACCTGCGTTAATGTGATGCCGGCTGTAGCGGCAAAGTCCCTTCAGATTCCGGTCATCTGGAAGATTACCGAGATCATTCATACGAATGAACATACAACCGAGGCGATCCAGATGATTGGCCGTTACGCGGATTGGATTATCGGTATATCCGAGACAGCGGTGGCCCCATTCCAAGAAGCCGGCATGGGAGACAAAGTGACCATCATTTCCCCAACTTGGGAACCCGCGCTACCAGCACCGGACCGCTGGGTTCATCTGCGCGAACGTAAGCGTATGGAGCTCGGTTTCAAATCATCGCAGACCTGTATCGGTTATATTTCTTCATTTATATATGATGCCAAAGGGTTGAAACCTTTTGTGGATATGGCCTTGAGGATCTGCGAAACGCATTCGCGCTGTCGCTTCTGGATCATCGGGGCACCATCGGATAAAAAGTATTACGACGAGTGTGTATCACGGGTGAGAAAATCCGGGTATTCACGCCGATTTACCTTCACCACATTTGAAGAGAACGTATCTCTGGCGTATACCGCAATGGATATCCTGGTCATCCCAAGCATGGTCAAGGAAGGATTTGGCATGACCGCATTGGAGGGTCTCTATTTTGCCAAACCGGTCATCGCTTTCGCTCAGGGTGGACTGAAGGAGTTAATGGAATCGGTAGGCAGTGATGCATTTTTGGCCCCGCCGGGCGATACCGAAGCGCTTGTCACCTTGGCAACAACCTTGCTGAATGATGCAGAGCTGGCATCAAATACAGGATGGCGCAATCGGACAGAAGCGGAAAGGCTCTACGGCGTTGAAACCTACCGAACAAAATTGCATACGATGGTGACACAGTGGTTATTGCGTTTTCCCGGATGGTTTGCTTATATCCAACCTCCGAATGGACCTGTGTATGCCCATGGGGAGGGAGGACTACGCACTGTACTGGTTCTGGAGCCGGCTACGGTTCGGGCACTGTTATTCCCGCTGACCGTCATCCAGGCGTTGCCACATTCCTCATTACCTCCAATCGCAGTGGGTCACGATGTTCCTGGTGCCTCAGGTACTGTCCCAGCTGCAAAGCTGATTCAACAGAGGGGCAAAACACGGAAGCGTCGTCGCAAGCCACTTGCACCTCATTCTCGCCGAGACCGTGAGGGACTGAAACGTACTTCCGGAACTGGCAGACGTAAGGGGAGAACCCGTACAACGAAGGGACCGCGTCCACATGTGGGGAAATCGGCTAGTCGCAGACGCAAATCTGCCAAGGCAGGACGTAGCCGAGCAGGGCGCAAGGGTTCCAATACAAGATGA
- a CDS encoding glycosyltransferase: MSLKHRKTKKVHAPVLSLADQARKNGQHAGYDAGKEEGYLRGRANYIVNCAQEPLPFRQLHVLYVSSGKGFPYSPLDEAIMATLQGMVAQVTLSDPRQPVSEIVLQTRPDLVLVLDGMDIPIEHIDAIRQAGIQTAIWLTDDPYYTDMTLEIVTHFDHVFTLELNCIDLYRQIGCASVHYLPFAAFTNHYFPITTPSPLKRDVSFIGSAYWNRVYFFNPIMPQLMSHNTVFNGIWWDRLPDYTAYGEKIELGRWMSPPETNDVYNGTKIVINLHRSHEDDSVNNNHLKIPPASPNPRTFEIAASTTLQLTDARDDIARFYKPGVEIETYSSPQELLDKVEYYLTHEKERREIALRGLERTLKDHTYGKRINEMLTIIFP, encoded by the coding sequence ATGTCTCTCAAACACCGTAAAACCAAAAAGGTTCATGCACCCGTACTGAGCCTGGCTGATCAAGCACGCAAAAATGGGCAACATGCCGGATATGACGCAGGTAAGGAAGAAGGATATCTGCGCGGTCGCGCCAACTATATTGTGAATTGTGCACAGGAACCGTTGCCTTTCCGACAGCTTCACGTGCTGTATGTATCCTCGGGTAAAGGCTTCCCTTACTCCCCGTTGGATGAGGCCATTATGGCCACGCTACAGGGTATGGTAGCTCAAGTAACCCTCTCTGATCCGCGTCAACCGGTTTCTGAGATTGTGCTGCAGACGCGTCCTGATCTTGTGCTTGTGCTGGATGGAATGGATATCCCCATCGAGCATATCGATGCGATTCGCCAAGCGGGCATTCAGACGGCGATCTGGCTCACGGATGACCCGTACTATACAGATATGACGCTGGAAATTGTGACACATTTTGACCATGTCTTCACGTTGGAACTGAACTGTATCGATCTGTATCGACAAATCGGCTGCGCGTCAGTCCACTACCTCCCTTTTGCCGCATTCACTAATCATTACTTTCCGATTACAACTCCTTCCCCGTTAAAACGGGATGTCAGCTTTATCGGCTCGGCCTACTGGAACCGGGTATATTTCTTCAATCCGATCATGCCTCAGTTGATGTCACACAATACGGTATTTAACGGAATCTGGTGGGACCGTCTGCCTGACTATACTGCCTATGGCGAGAAGATTGAACTCGGTCGCTGGATGAGTCCGCCGGAGACCAATGATGTGTACAATGGCACCAAAATTGTCATCAACCTGCATCGATCCCACGAAGATGATTCCGTTAATAATAATCACCTCAAAATCCCGCCAGCCTCACCAAACCCGAGAACGTTTGAAATTGCCGCGTCCACGACGCTGCAGCTGACCGACGCCCGGGATGACATTGCGCGCTTCTACAAACCGGGTGTGGAGATTGAGACATATTCCTCGCCGCAGGAGTTACTCGACAAAGTGGAATATTATCTTACTCATGAAAAGGAACGCCGTGAGATTGCACTTCGTGGACTCGAACGTACACTGAAAGACCACACGTATGGCAAAAGAATTAATGAAATGTTAACCATCATATTCCCTTAA
- the wecB gene encoding non-hydrolyzing UDP-N-acetylglucosamine 2-epimerase codes for MKIMTVLGTRPEIIRLSLIISKLDQYASKHILVHTGQNFTESLSGLFFKEMGLRAPDYVLQDEAASLGRQLSSMFTQMEDLILQEKPDKLLLLGDTNSALCAVLAERMGVPVIHMEAGNRCFDLDVPEEKNRKVIDAISTVNMPYTEQSKKHLVSEGVPSRRIVLTGNPIYEVMQHYDVQVSSSKILKKLKLKSGQYFLVTAHRAENVDHAPHLLEIMKGLNQVAEEHGLRVICSIHPRTAIRIAEHLHLEMNPLVEFHEPFGFFDFVMLERHARCALTDSGTVQEECCIMGVPTVTMRRTTERPETVDCGSNVVSGLDAARIADCVKVMTKMSSDWDCPQGYKATDVSSKVVKFLLGGKMHV; via the coding sequence ATGAAGATCATGACGGTGCTGGGTACGAGACCTGAGATCATACGGCTCAGCCTGATCATCTCCAAGCTGGACCAGTACGCGTCCAAACATATTCTGGTGCACACGGGACAGAACTTCACGGAAAGTCTCAGCGGTCTCTTTTTCAAGGAAATGGGCCTGCGCGCACCGGATTACGTTCTTCAGGATGAAGCAGCCTCTCTGGGACGACAGCTGTCCTCGATGTTTACGCAGATGGAAGATCTGATATTGCAGGAGAAGCCCGATAAATTGCTGCTGCTTGGCGATACCAATAGCGCATTATGTGCAGTATTGGCTGAGCGCATGGGTGTTCCTGTTATTCATATGGAAGCAGGCAATCGTTGCTTTGACCTGGATGTGCCTGAAGAGAAAAATCGTAAGGTTATTGATGCTATCTCCACCGTTAATATGCCTTACACGGAACAGAGCAAGAAACATTTGGTCAGCGAAGGGGTACCAAGCAGGCGCATCGTGCTCACGGGCAATCCCATCTATGAAGTAATGCAGCACTACGATGTGCAAGTAAGTTCCAGCAAAATACTCAAAAAGCTCAAGCTGAAGTCCGGGCAATACTTCTTGGTTACTGCCCATCGAGCTGAGAATGTGGATCATGCCCCTCATTTGCTGGAGATTATGAAAGGACTGAACCAGGTCGCAGAGGAACACGGGTTGCGTGTGATTTGCAGTATTCATCCGCGTACCGCGATCCGGATTGCGGAGCATCTGCATCTGGAGATGAACCCGCTGGTGGAATTTCACGAACCGTTTGGATTCTTCGACTTTGTAATGCTTGAACGTCATGCACGCTGTGCACTTACGGATAGCGGTACCGTGCAGGAGGAGTGTTGCATTATGGGCGTGCCGACCGTAACGATGCGTCGAACTACCGAGCGGCCGGAAACGGTCGATTGCGGCAGCAATGTAGTCTCCGGTCTGGATGCCGCGCGCATCGCTGATTGCGTGAAAGTCATGACAAAGATGTCTAGCGACTGGGATTGCCCGCAAGGTTACAAAGCCACAGATGTATCCAGTAAAGTGGTTAAATTTCTGCTTGGAGGGAAAATGCATGTTTGA